From the genome of Lawsonella clevelandensis, one region includes:
- a CDS encoding branched-chain amino acid aminotransferase: MAQHSTFDIQRSEHPRTAEERAAILDNPGFGRYFTDHMVVIDYEEGKGWHNHRVVPYGPFSVDPAYMVLHYGQAIFEGLKAYRHADGEIVTFRPAANAARFQASAERMAMPKLSEEDFIDSIKELVTIDQDWVPQPGGEECLYLRPFMFATETGLGVHPAKKFTYVLIGSPAGAYFAHGVQPVTVWVSHEYVRACPGGTGSAKFAGNYAASLAAQDAADKQGCDQVLWLDAIKRENIEEMGGMNVMFVAQDGDDVTVITPALSGSLLPGITRDSLKTVAQDLGYKLEERVITLTELADRVAKGEITEAFACGTAAVINPIGTFKSRDGEFTVNEGKSGDITLKMRATLTGIQRGERADDHNWLYKLV; encoded by the coding sequence ATGGCTCAACACTCTACTTTTGATATTCAGCGTTCTGAGCACCCCCGCACCGCTGAAGAACGCGCAGCAATTCTCGACAACCCCGGCTTCGGCCGCTACTTCACCGACCATATGGTCGTTATTGACTACGAAGAGGGTAAAGGCTGGCACAACCACCGCGTGGTGCCCTATGGCCCCTTCTCGGTCGACCCCGCCTACATGGTTCTGCATTACGGCCAGGCCATCTTCGAAGGCTTGAAGGCTTACCGCCACGCCGATGGTGAGATTGTGACCTTCCGTCCTGCCGCCAATGCCGCCCGCTTCCAGGCCTCTGCAGAGCGCATGGCCATGCCCAAGCTCTCCGAGGAAGACTTTATCGACTCTATTAAGGAACTCGTCACAATTGACCAGGATTGGGTTCCCCAGCCAGGCGGTGAAGAGTGCCTCTACCTCCGTCCTTTCATGTTTGCCACGGAGACCGGCCTAGGTGTTCACCCGGCCAAGAAGTTCACCTATGTTCTTATTGGTTCCCCCGCCGGCGCATACTTTGCACACGGTGTGCAGCCGGTGACAGTGTGGGTGTCCCACGAGTACGTGCGTGCCTGCCCAGGAGGCACTGGCTCCGCAAAGTTCGCCGGCAACTATGCAGCCTCCCTCGCCGCCCAGGATGCTGCCGATAAGCAGGGTTGCGACCAGGTGCTGTGGCTCGACGCCATCAAACGCGAGAATATTGAAGAAATGGGTGGAATGAACGTCATGTTCGTTGCCCAGGATGGAGATGACGTTACCGTCATTACCCCGGCTCTGTCGGGATCGTTGCTCCCAGGTATTACCCGCGACTCGTTGAAGACGGTTGCCCAGGATTTGGGCTATAAGCTTGAAGAGCGCGTTATTACGCTGACGGAGTTAGCAGACCGCGTCGCTAAGGGAGAAATCACCGAAGCCTTTGCCTGCGGCACCGCCGCCGTTATTAACCCCATCGGTACCTTCAAGTCTCGCGATGGCGAATTCACGGTCAACGAGGGGAAGTCCGGTGACATCACCCTGAAGATGCGTGCCACCCTTACCGGTATTCAGCGTGGCGAACGTGCTGACGACCATAACTGGCTATACAAGCTGGTCTAA
- a CDS encoding nicotinate-nucleotide--dimethylbenzimidazole phosphoribosyltransferase — protein MPSRDDPGRLLACCGGADLAAIAGFLAQAAVRHIPVVLDGVIVGACALLAEMLAPGARSWWVAGHCSAEPAHAAALRALELSPLVDLGLRLGEGSGAVCAVPLLRGAIHCMTDMTTFDDVEVSGRLDAQDGIGPRFTTSEV, from the coding sequence GTGCCCTCCCGCGATGATCCGGGGAGGCTGCTCGCGTGCTGTGGAGGCGCCGACCTTGCCGCAATAGCAGGTTTCCTTGCCCAGGCTGCTGTGCGGCACATTCCGGTAGTGCTGGACGGGGTCATTGTTGGCGCATGCGCGCTCCTCGCAGAAATGCTGGCGCCGGGTGCCCGTTCCTGGTGGGTGGCGGGCCACTGCTCAGCCGAGCCGGCGCATGCCGCAGCGTTGCGGGCACTCGAACTCTCCCCTCTTGTGGACTTAGGTTTGCGGCTCGGCGAGGGATCTGGTGCGGTATGTGCAGTGCCTCTTCTGCGTGGCGCCATCCACTGCATGACAGACATGACTACGTTTGATGATGTAGAGGTTAGTGGGCGCCTCGATGCACAGGACGGCATCGGCCCACGCTTCACCACTTCGGAGGTATAA
- a CDS encoding 2-oxo acid dehydrogenase subunit E2 has product MSVSVTLPELGESVAEGTVTRWLKNVGDSVAQDEPLVEIATDKVDTEIPSPVSGVIVEICAWEDDTVEIGGLLARIAAPSEAAAALGSPVMSGSGSNAASTVPFPEVSGAHAQEHVTVEEEEEVPVPASTSSFTPQDAASDASAAAPSSTPHHAAHADSTPEDDGAGEAQYFEVLMPELGESVAEGTITRWCKKLGEMISEDEPLLEVSTDKVDTEIPSPADGILVQICAVEDDTVPVGQVLAVLQVGGTAPDPADLVEDYDAATDVSAESEDEDESTTTDLLTTSTATRDDAGASDTAEEMVDGTEPTDVPSDGPDAPAAEETVPAGVAPKVPQTAPSFDNVPGITGFGDTRRASTDHSYVTPLVRKLAADKGVDLADVKGTGLGGRILKKDILAYAAEQERRAAAAAAASAATLGVSAMVSAVGATPTTTDEGAGGTELRGTVRPASPVRQSAARAALSAVHHTAPVSQVFEVDLTTLLRQLVSHRSTEPSLALSLRACVAYTVARVLRRHPVMNASYDKQNQLISYHEDIDLSVGIDTPHGLLSPVLHHADQCSLAEIGQRLQEMEDRCLSGNLTPSDLSGGTFALAHPSASGALWETPMVIPPQSAALAVGNPVQRPVVVEDAGGSAIAIRAMSYLTLSYDSCLVDASSASHFLHDVQNALQEASFLDDIDDVNGLS; this is encoded by the coding sequence ATGTCTGTCTCAGTAACACTTCCCGAACTTGGCGAGTCGGTGGCGGAAGGAACCGTCACCCGCTGGCTAAAAAATGTTGGGGACTCTGTTGCACAAGATGAGCCCTTAGTTGAGATCGCCACAGACAAGGTCGACACCGAGATTCCCTCTCCTGTGAGTGGTGTCATTGTTGAGATCTGCGCATGGGAAGATGACACCGTCGAAATCGGCGGCTTATTAGCCCGCATCGCCGCCCCTAGCGAAGCTGCCGCAGCACTCGGTAGCCCCGTGATGTCTGGATCCGGTAGCAACGCCGCCAGCACTGTTCCTTTCCCGGAAGTATCCGGCGCGCACGCACAGGAGCACGTCACTGTCGAAGAAGAAGAGGAGGTTCCTGTACCAGCCTCCACCTCTTCCTTCACACCACAGGATGCTGCCTCCGACGCATCTGCGGCTGCTCCATCCTCCACACCACACCACGCCGCCCACGCCGACTCCACCCCGGAGGACGATGGCGCAGGGGAGGCACAGTACTTCGAAGTGCTCATGCCCGAGCTTGGCGAATCCGTTGCCGAGGGAACGATTACCCGCTGGTGTAAGAAACTCGGGGAAATGATCTCCGAGGACGAGCCTCTTTTAGAGGTATCTACCGACAAGGTTGACACCGAAATCCCCTCTCCTGCCGATGGTATCCTCGTACAAATCTGCGCGGTGGAAGACGATACTGTCCCCGTCGGACAAGTATTGGCCGTACTACAGGTGGGGGGTACTGCCCCCGATCCTGCCGACTTAGTTGAAGACTATGATGCTGCCACCGATGTGTCGGCAGAGTCCGAGGATGAGGACGAAAGCACGACCACCGATCTGCTGACAACCTCTACAGCTACCCGTGACGATGCTGGTGCGTCTGACACTGCAGAGGAAATGGTTGACGGCACGGAGCCCACCGACGTCCCCAGCGATGGTCCTGACGCCCCTGCGGCCGAGGAGACAGTGCCAGCAGGCGTGGCACCCAAAGTGCCGCAGACTGCCCCCTCGTTCGACAATGTCCCTGGCATTACTGGCTTTGGCGATACGCGGCGTGCCAGTACCGACCACAGCTACGTCACCCCCCTTGTTCGCAAACTAGCCGCCGACAAGGGCGTCGACCTTGCTGATGTAAAGGGAACCGGCTTGGGAGGGCGCATTCTCAAGAAGGACATCCTGGCTTATGCTGCCGAACAGGAACGTCGCGCGGCTGCTGCAGCCGCCGCAAGCGCTGCTACCTTGGGCGTATCCGCGATGGTGAGTGCAGTGGGGGCCACCCCTACTACCACTGACGAAGGTGCGGGGGGAACTGAGCTCCGGGGTACTGTGCGGCCGGCATCCCCCGTCCGGCAGTCCGCCGCGCGCGCTGCACTATCCGCCGTTCATCACACTGCACCCGTCTCACAGGTCTTCGAGGTTGATCTCACCACGCTGCTGCGTCAGCTGGTGTCACACCGTTCTACCGAACCCTCCTTGGCGTTGTCTCTACGGGCATGCGTCGCCTACACGGTGGCGCGGGTTCTGCGTCGTCACCCGGTCATGAACGCTAGCTATGACAAGCAGAACCAGCTCATTTCCTACCATGAGGATATTGACCTGTCGGTCGGTATTGACACCCCACACGGGCTTCTTTCCCCGGTGTTGCACCATGCTGACCAGTGCAGCCTTGCAGAAATCGGGCAGCGTCTGCAGGAGATGGAAGATCGGTGCTTGAGCGGTAACCTGACCCCAAGTGACCTCAGTGGCGGCACCTTTGCATTGGCGCACCCCAGCGCAAGCGGGGCACTCTGGGAAACCCCCATGGTCATTCCTCCCCAGTCAGCCGCACTCGCCGTAGGTAACCCGGTACAGCGACCTGTCGTCGTTGAGGATGCCGGCGGCAGCGCCATCGCCATTCGTGCTATGAGCTACCTGACGCTGAGCTACGACTCCTGCCTTGTCGATGCTTCTTCCGCAAGCCATTTCCTCCACGACGTGCAAAACGCCCTTCAGGAAGCGAGCTTCCTCGACGATATCGATGACGTGAATGGGCTCTCCTAA
- a CDS encoding DUF4191 domain-containing protein, giving the protein MAKKDKPLAEMTKEERKEARQAKRKGRINTIKQVWTAFNMQRKEDKWLLPIMIAVLVAVLLVVVLVTYFFMNGSWVTWLFMVIAGILLGVMLDMVIFTRRMTNSLYAKADGQPGMAGWVLSQLKGTWRVQQTVAGNTTLDVVHRVVGRPGVILVGEGNHARLRGLMQGEKRKLARVVGDTPIYEIYVGHGEDEVEMKKLERTIKRLPQNIDRDKVDFIQHRLESLAAKSGMMGMPKGPIPAGAKVRNVQRSARRRTQR; this is encoded by the coding sequence ATGGCTAAGAAGGACAAGCCGCTGGCCGAAATGACCAAGGAAGAGCGGAAAGAAGCCCGCCAGGCTAAGCGCAAGGGCCGTATTAACACCATCAAACAGGTGTGGACCGCCTTTAATATGCAGCGCAAAGAGGACAAATGGCTGCTCCCCATCATGATTGCTGTGCTGGTGGCCGTCCTCCTTGTCGTCGTTCTTGTGACCTACTTCTTCATGAATGGGTCCTGGGTGACCTGGCTCTTCATGGTTATCGCCGGTATCTTGCTCGGTGTCATGCTGGATATGGTGATCTTCACCCGTCGTATGACCAACAGCCTCTATGCGAAAGCAGACGGTCAGCCTGGCATGGCTGGGTGGGTTCTCTCCCAGCTGAAGGGCACCTGGCGTGTCCAGCAGACGGTGGCAGGTAACACCACTTTGGATGTTGTGCACCGAGTGGTTGGGCGCCCTGGCGTCATCCTGGTCGGGGAAGGTAACCACGCCCGACTGCGCGGATTAATGCAAGGCGAAAAGCGGAAGCTGGCCCGCGTTGTGGGAGATACCCCCATCTACGAGATTTATGTGGGCCATGGTGAAGACGAAGTGGAGATGAAGAAGCTTGAGCGCACCATCAAGCGCCTCCCCCAAAATATTGACCGTGACAAGGTCGACTTCATCCAGCACCGTCTGGAGTCTCTGGCGGCAAAGTCCGGCATGATGGGAATGCCCAAGGGCCCCATACCGGCCGGCGCCAAGGTGCGTAATGTGCAGCGCTCTGCCCGGCGTCGCACACAGCGTTAA
- the glnA gene encoding type I glutamate--ammonia ligase — protein MGFTSPQEVVDYIKAEEVELVDIRFTDLPGMEQHFTIDAADFTVEAMEEGLAFDGSSIRGFATIDESDMSLLPDLSRARLDPFREAKTLNVEFFVHNPRTREPYSRDPRNVARKAEEYLISTGIADTCYFGAEAEFYVFNSVRYATEMNTGFYEIDSEEAWWNRGKELDLDGTPNRGYKSRFKGGYFPVAPYDHYQDLRDQMCRDLRSVGFTLERAHHEVGNGGQMEINYRFDTLLHAADDVQLFKYIIKNTAWKNGLTATFMPKPLFGDNGSGMHAHMSLWMDGKPLFYDENGYGGLSDLARYFIGGILEHAAAVLAFTNPTINSYKRLVKGYEAPVNLAYSQGNRSACIRIPLTGNNPKAKRIEFRCPDPSSNPYLAFSAMLMAGLDGIKNRIEPMAPIDKDLYELPPEEAKNIPQTPGTLDEALEALEKDHDFLTEGDVFTEDLINTWINYKRTVELDAARLRPAPVEFEMYFDC, from the coding sequence GTGGGATTTACCAGCCCTCAAGAAGTTGTCGATTACATCAAGGCTGAAGAGGTCGAACTCGTCGATATTCGCTTCACCGACCTGCCGGGTATGGAACAGCACTTCACCATTGACGCTGCTGATTTCACCGTGGAAGCTATGGAAGAGGGCCTCGCTTTTGACGGCTCTTCCATCCGAGGCTTCGCCACCATTGACGAATCCGACATGTCGCTCCTCCCCGACCTGTCCCGCGCCCGCCTCGACCCCTTCCGTGAGGCCAAGACCCTCAACGTGGAATTCTTCGTCCACAACCCCCGCACCCGCGAACCCTACAGCCGTGACCCCCGTAACGTTGCGCGCAAAGCGGAAGAATATCTCATTTCCACCGGTATTGCCGACACCTGCTACTTCGGTGCTGAGGCGGAATTCTACGTCTTCAATAGCGTCCGCTACGCCACCGAGATGAACACCGGTTTCTACGAGATTGACTCTGAAGAAGCCTGGTGGAACCGCGGCAAAGAACTCGACCTCGACGGCACTCCCAACCGTGGCTACAAGTCCCGTTTCAAGGGTGGATATTTCCCGGTTGCTCCTTACGACCACTACCAGGATCTCCGCGACCAGATGTGCCGCGACCTGCGCAGTGTTGGATTCACGCTGGAGCGCGCCCACCACGAGGTTGGTAACGGTGGCCAGATGGAAATCAACTACCGCTTCGATACCCTTCTCCACGCCGCAGACGATGTGCAGCTATTCAAGTACATCATTAAGAACACCGCCTGGAAGAACGGCCTCACCGCTACCTTCATGCCGAAGCCGCTCTTCGGAGACAACGGATCGGGTATGCACGCCCACATGTCCCTCTGGATGGACGGCAAGCCCCTCTTCTACGACGAGAACGGCTACGGCGGTCTTTCCGATCTCGCCCGCTACTTCATCGGTGGCATCCTCGAGCATGCGGCCGCAGTGCTGGCCTTCACCAACCCCACTATCAACTCCTACAAGCGTCTGGTGAAGGGTTATGAAGCCCCCGTCAACTTGGCCTACTCCCAGGGCAACCGCTCCGCCTGCATACGTATCCCCCTCACTGGTAATAACCCCAAGGCCAAGCGCATCGAATTCCGCTGCCCTGACCCCTCCTCCAACCCTTACCTTGCCTTCTCTGCCATGCTGATGGCCGGCCTGGATGGCATTAAGAACCGTATCGAGCCGATGGCCCCCATTGACAAGGATCTCTACGAGCTACCTCCGGAGGAAGCCAAGAACATTCCGCAGACCCCGGGTACCCTCGATGAAGCTCTTGAAGCACTGGAGAAGGATCACGACTTCCTGACCGAGGGCGACGTGTTCACCGAAGATCTCATCAACACCTGGATCAACTACAAGCGCACTGTGGAGCTCGACGCCGCTCGTCTGCGTCCTGCCCCGGTGGAGTTCGAAATGTACTTCGACTGCTAA
- the lipB gene encoding lipoyl(octanoyl) transferase LipB, with product MGSPNTSASASASSRASRLPFDYRWLGEVDYDTAWEWQKAETARRKTSAQDPSQAAAARDVVFLLTHPSVYTAGRMTEDSDLPDNGARVVSINRGGRITWHGPGQLVGYPIIKLAEPLDVIAFVRRTEEALIRVVTDLGVPAGRVLGRSGVWVPSDAALGIPGDRPERKVAALGYHLTGGVSQHGFAINCCNSLEPYTHIVPCGITDAATTTLSLEVGCTVTPTDILPAVQHYFQLALDGELDLTEGEIPR from the coding sequence ATGGGCTCTCCTAACACCTCCGCCTCCGCCTCCGCCTCGTCACGCGCATCCCGCCTCCCCTTTGACTATCGGTGGCTGGGGGAAGTGGACTATGACACCGCATGGGAGTGGCAGAAAGCTGAAACCGCCCGGCGTAAAACTAGCGCGCAGGACCCATCGCAGGCAGCCGCAGCCCGCGATGTGGTCTTCCTCCTCACTCACCCTTCTGTCTACACAGCTGGAAGGATGACGGAAGACAGCGATCTACCCGATAATGGTGCCCGCGTGGTGTCCATTAATAGAGGCGGACGGATCACCTGGCATGGCCCTGGACAGCTCGTTGGCTATCCCATCATCAAGCTGGCAGAGCCGTTGGATGTTATCGCCTTCGTACGCCGCACCGAAGAAGCCCTCATCCGCGTCGTCACTGATCTGGGCGTACCGGCGGGCCGAGTCCTGGGACGGTCTGGTGTGTGGGTCCCCAGCGATGCAGCATTGGGGATACCTGGGGATCGGCCAGAGCGAAAGGTCGCAGCACTGGGCTACCATCTGACCGGCGGAGTCAGCCAACATGGTTTTGCCATTAACTGTTGTAATTCGCTCGAGCCCTATACCCATATTGTCCCCTGTGGCATCACCGACGCCGCCACCACCACTCTGTCTCTCGAAGTTGGTTGCACCGTCACCCCCACCGACATCCTGCCGGCAGTACAGCACTATTTTCAGCTGGCACTGGACGGTGAACTCGACCTCACCGAAGGGGAGATTCCGCGATGA
- a CDS encoding lipoyl synthase, whose protein sequence is MKDLHDGRKLLRIERRNAAHPIEKKPPWIRTTARTGPHYQDMKSLVGGASLHTVCQEAGCPNAYECWEDREATFLIGGSRCSRRCDFCQIDSGKPQPLDPDEPRRVAESVRHLHLRYSTITGVTRDDLPDEGAWLYAETVREIHRLNPDTGVENLIPDFHANPTLLEEVFAARPEVLAHNVESVPRLMKTIRPAFTYEKSLSVLTQAHDYGLVTKSNLILGMGEEPAEVEETLVDLHAAGCDIITITQYLRPSPLHHPVDRWVKPEEFLAHADLARRIGFPGVMAGPLVRSSYRAGQLYAQAMQHLGRPLPPQLQHLADSKGASQEIHNLIHRLH, encoded by the coding sequence ATGAAGGACCTGCACGACGGCCGGAAACTGCTCCGTATCGAACGACGTAACGCCGCGCATCCCATCGAGAAGAAACCCCCTTGGATCCGCACCACGGCTCGCACAGGCCCCCACTACCAAGATATGAAGTCGCTTGTCGGCGGGGCTTCACTGCACACAGTGTGCCAGGAGGCGGGCTGCCCCAACGCCTATGAATGTTGGGAGGACCGCGAGGCAACATTCCTTATTGGCGGTAGCCGCTGTTCGCGACGCTGTGACTTCTGCCAGATCGACTCTGGCAAACCACAACCGTTGGACCCTGACGAACCGCGGCGCGTTGCCGAGAGCGTGCGCCACCTTCACCTCCGCTACTCCACTATCACTGGGGTTACCCGGGATGACCTACCAGATGAAGGGGCATGGCTCTACGCAGAAACCGTACGGGAGATTCACAGGCTGAACCCGGATACGGGGGTCGAAAACCTCATCCCCGACTTCCACGCAAACCCCACCTTGCTCGAAGAGGTATTTGCTGCGCGTCCGGAGGTCCTCGCGCACAATGTCGAATCCGTTCCACGCCTGATGAAAACTATCCGCCCGGCCTTCACCTACGAGAAGTCCTTATCGGTGCTGACCCAGGCACACGACTACGGCCTGGTCACCAAATCGAATCTCATTCTCGGTATGGGGGAAGAACCCGCAGAGGTGGAAGAAACCCTCGTCGATCTCCATGCAGCAGGCTGTGACATCATCACTATTACCCAATACCTGCGGCCCTCTCCACTGCACCATCCTGTCGATCGGTGGGTGAAACCAGAGGAGTTTCTGGCCCATGCGGATCTTGCCCGCCGTATTGGTTTCCCAGGGGTAATGGCAGGGCCTCTGGTGAGGTCAAGTTACCGCGCCGGCCAACTTTACGCGCAAGCGATGCAACACCTCGGTCGGCCTTTGCCTCCGCAGCTCCAGCATCTTGCCGACAGCAAGGGTGCCTCGCAGGAAATACATAATCTCATCCATCGCCTACACTAG
- a CDS encoding HesB/IscA family protein: MADTKDYLAGVTLTDAAAAKAKALIDAEGRDDLVLRLAVAPGGCAGLRYQLFFDDRELDGDIRNEFGGVTLAVDRLSMPYLMGATIDYADTIQKQGFTIDNPNAQGSCACGDSFN; encoded by the coding sequence ATGGCTGACACCAAGGACTACCTTGCCGGTGTAACTCTTACCGATGCCGCCGCCGCTAAGGCTAAGGCACTCATCGATGCGGAAGGCCGCGACGACCTCGTACTGCGTCTTGCCGTCGCCCCTGGTGGCTGCGCTGGTCTCCGCTACCAACTTTTCTTTGACGATCGCGAGCTCGATGGCGATATTCGTAACGAATTCGGCGGCGTCACCCTTGCGGTGGACCGTCTCTCCATGCCCTACCTGATGGGTGCCACCATCGACTACGCAGACACTATCCAGAAGCAAGGCTTCACCATCGACAACCCCAATGCCCAGGGTTCCTGCGCCTGTGGAGATTCATTTAACTAA
- a CDS encoding bifunctional adenosylcobinamide kinase/adenosylcobinamide-phosphate guanylyltransferase, which yields MAFSLVIGGARSGKSAFTEELISATQADYVRYGATGPTPTNDPAWEGRGSGIDDAGLAAKTAAVAVAIARGCPPAMIRGGCSRAVEAPTLPQ from the coding sequence ATGGCGTTTAGCCTGGTCATCGGGGGTGCTAGGAGTGGAAAATCCGCATTCACCGAGGAGCTCATCAGCGCTACACAGGCGGACTATGTGCGTTACGGCGCTACCGGCCCCACCCCTACGAATGATCCTGCCTGGGAGGGGCGTGGTAGTGGCATCGATGATGCTGGCTTGGCTGCCAAGACTGCTGCCGTGGCCGTTGCTATTGCGCGGGGGTGCCCTCCCGCGATGATCCGGGGAGGCTGCTCGCGTGCTGTGGAGGCGCCGACCTTGCCGCAATAG
- a CDS encoding adenosylcobinamide-GDP ribazoletransferase, translating into MVGFRTALSWMTIIPVKAPDEVDRALGVRTVRAIPLVGVVLGLFCGLVSWGFASIAIPWPITGIVITTLLAVLTRGMHVDGLADTIDGLGSYQEPDEAREIMWDGRVGPLGLTAVVLALIAEALAFGLLSTHNGHIMTGTVVAVARWATPLMCAAGASQVPRRGFGYLMIGTQRPAFAWMVAGIGALLFTCAAAITSALCGRIPDVSVVVALLYSAAAVGGTVLYRQHCVRRLGYLTGDVLGANVELLQACGAVAAVCAVTALL; encoded by the coding sequence ATGGTCGGTTTCCGCACTGCTCTCTCGTGGATGACCATTATTCCGGTGAAAGCTCCTGACGAGGTCGATCGCGCACTGGGTGTGCGGACGGTCCGCGCCATTCCCTTAGTAGGCGTGGTGTTGGGTCTGTTCTGTGGGCTGGTGTCGTGGGGGTTTGCGAGTATCGCTATCCCCTGGCCTATCACCGGCATCGTCATCACTACTCTACTTGCCGTCCTTACTCGCGGGATGCATGTTGACGGACTGGCTGACACTATTGATGGGCTCGGCTCCTACCAAGAACCAGACGAAGCACGCGAGATTATGTGGGATGGTCGAGTGGGGCCGTTGGGGCTAACGGCGGTGGTGTTGGCGCTTATTGCTGAAGCTCTCGCTTTTGGGTTGTTGAGCACTCACAATGGGCACATTATGACGGGCACGGTGGTTGCGGTCGCCCGCTGGGCAACTCCCCTCATGTGTGCAGCTGGAGCTTCGCAGGTTCCCCGCCGTGGTTTTGGTTACTTGATGATTGGTACGCAGCGACCAGCGTTCGCCTGGATGGTGGCCGGTATCGGAGCACTTCTCTTCACCTGTGCGGCCGCTATTACGTCTGCGCTATGCGGACGCATACCCGATGTCTCTGTGGTGGTCGCTCTGCTCTATAGTGCCGCTGCTGTTGGCGGAACAGTGCTGTATCGCCAACACTGTGTTCGCCGGTTGGGATATCTCACTGGTGATGTACTGGGTGCCAATGTGGAATTGCTGCAGGCATGTGGTGCTGTTGCGGCTGTGTGTGCGGTGACGGCGCTGCTCTAA
- a CDS encoding DUF3043 domain-containing protein yields the protein MRFFRRDPQENAPAEVEPAVEDTTETVTPQKGSAYTPKKGYATPRRRDVERARGIQRGPVAPAPMTRKEARAREDARYAGMTKEEKKAAKARETEERRIQQEYRRQRMAAGDDDYVLPRDKGPIRRFARNWVDSTWTPISWLFPIVLMLLIGTMIPNHAIQKTIQYLMYFFFIVLLIETFRICITVSRLAKKKFPGKKDTGFRLGWYAFMRATQPRRWRNPVPQTSPTFPWSKKDDGEDTASTSSDVHSTKAKKAN from the coding sequence GTGAGATTCTTTCGTCGTGACCCCCAAGAGAACGCTCCCGCTGAGGTCGAGCCCGCGGTTGAAGACACCACCGAAACGGTAACTCCCCAGAAGGGCTCCGCCTATACCCCCAAAAAGGGATATGCCACTCCACGTCGCCGCGATGTCGAGCGTGCACGCGGTATTCAACGTGGACCCGTCGCACCCGCCCCGATGACGCGCAAAGAGGCCCGTGCGCGCGAGGATGCCCGTTACGCAGGGATGACGAAAGAAGAAAAGAAGGCCGCCAAGGCCCGTGAAACCGAAGAACGCCGCATACAGCAGGAATATCGTCGTCAGCGGATGGCTGCCGGTGACGACGACTACGTGCTACCCCGCGACAAAGGCCCTATTCGTCGCTTTGCCCGCAACTGGGTAGACTCCACGTGGACCCCGATCTCCTGGCTCTTCCCCATCGTGCTGATGCTGCTTATCGGCACCATGATTCCTAACCATGCGATACAGAAGACCATCCAGTACCTCATGTACTTCTTCTTCATCGTGCTGCTCATCGAAACCTTCCGTATCTGCATTACCGTCTCTCGTCTGGCGAAAAAGAAGTTCCCCGGGAAGAAGGACACGGGGTTCCGTTTGGGCTGGTACGCATTCATGCGCGCCACTCAGCCACGCCGCTGGCGTAACCCCGTTCCCCAGACGTCACCAACCTTCCCCTGGTCGAAGAAAGATGACGGCGAGGATACCGCCAGTACTTCTTCCGACGTGCATTCCACGAAGGCCAAGAAAGCCAACTAA